The following proteins are co-located in the Bacillus sp. 2205SS5-2 genome:
- the metG gene encoding methionine--tRNA ligase: MTIFIGGAWPYANGSLHVGHIASLLPGDILARYFRQKGERVLYVSGTDCHGTPITISAQKEGVTPNDIANKYHEEFEESFRQLGFSYDYYTRTDDEHHHREVQNIFTELHEAGYLQVKEVKQTYCSDCENFLPDRYVEGRCPVCKSYARGDQCDACSTILDSVDLEEKRCKQCGGEPIIKDAEQFYFLLSHFQEGIESFLRKNGRHWRRNAVQLTKRYLEEGLVDRAATRDMEWGISVPIEGYHDKKIYVWIEAVVGYLSASKKWSEATGAGWKPFWEGDVKAYYVHGKDNIPFHTIIWPAILLGLKRPLLPTHILSSEYLTIEKKKISTSQNWAVWIPDLLENYHPDSIRYFLCSNAPDKGDANFSWREFIYSHNSELLGAFGNFVNRTLKFVDKFFAGKLEPAVVEERFITKGQYVYSQAGELLEKGETKQALEVIFQYVRAGNKYFDEERPWVSIKENEQNCIQTLWTCVEWIQNLGNLLAPFLPTACKQLREQLQFSPEPNWSYESLASCELSTVYPLFERIDVDRICIEQEKLQQR; the protein is encoded by the coding sequence ATGACAATATTTATTGGAGGAGCATGGCCATACGCTAATGGTTCCTTGCATGTGGGTCATATTGCGAGTTTGTTACCAGGGGATATACTTGCCCGTTACTTCCGGCAAAAAGGGGAGAGAGTTCTCTATGTGTCGGGAACGGATTGTCATGGGACACCTATTACAATATCGGCGCAAAAAGAAGGGGTCACACCTAATGATATTGCAAATAAGTATCATGAAGAATTCGAGGAGAGTTTTAGACAATTAGGTTTTTCATATGACTACTATACTCGTACTGACGATGAGCATCATCATCGTGAGGTTCAGAACATATTTACCGAGTTGCATGAAGCAGGTTATTTACAAGTAAAGGAAGTGAAGCAAACATATTGTTCAGATTGTGAAAATTTTTTACCGGACCGGTATGTAGAAGGAAGATGTCCGGTGTGTAAATCATACGCACGCGGAGATCAATGTGATGCTTGCTCAACGATTTTAGATTCGGTGGATTTAGAAGAAAAGCGCTGTAAACAATGTGGAGGGGAGCCAATTATTAAAGACGCTGAGCAGTTTTACTTCTTGCTCTCTCATTTTCAAGAAGGAATTGAGAGTTTTTTGAGGAAAAATGGACGTCATTGGCGACGGAATGCGGTTCAACTAACGAAGCGGTATTTAGAAGAAGGGTTAGTAGACCGGGCCGCAACTCGGGACATGGAGTGGGGGATTTCGGTACCGATTGAGGGGTATCATGATAAAAAGATTTACGTTTGGATCGAAGCGGTGGTAGGCTATCTTTCTGCTTCGAAAAAATGGAGCGAGGCAACGGGCGCAGGCTGGAAACCTTTCTGGGAAGGTGACGTGAAGGCTTACTATGTGCACGGAAAAGATAACATCCCTTTTCATACCATCATTTGGCCAGCGATACTGCTAGGACTAAAGCGACCACTTTTGCCGACCCATATTCTTTCGAGTGAATATCTTACAATCGAAAAGAAGAAAATCTCAACAAGTCAAAACTGGGCAGTATGGATTCCAGATTTGTTAGAGAACTACCATCCTGATTCCATTCGTTATTTTCTATGTAGCAACGCACCTGATAAAGGAGATGCCAATTTTTCTTGGCGGGAATTTATTTATAGTCACAACAGTGAGTTATTAGGGGCATTTGGAAATTTTGTGAATCGGACGTTGAAATTTGTCGACAAGTTCTTCGCTGGAAAGCTTGAACCGGCTGTGGTAGAAGAAAGATTCATTACAAAAGGACAATATGTATACAGCCAGGCGGGAGAGCTCCTTGAAAAAGGGGAGACGAAACAAGCGCTTGAGGTTATTTTTCAGTATGTGAGAGCAGGAAATAAGTATTTCGACGAAGAGAGACCGTGGGTATCGATCAAAGAAAATGAACAGAATTGTATTCAAACACTCTGGACTTGTGTCGAGTGGATTCAAAACTTAGGCAATCTATTAGCGCCCTTTCTCCCCACAGCTTGCAAACAATTAAGAGAACAGCTTCAATTTTCACCTGAGCCAAACTGGTCGTACGAATCACTAGCGTCTTGTGAATTAAGTACCGTGTATCCACTTTTTGAACGAATTGATGTGGATAGAATCTGTATTGAACAAGAAAAGCTCCAGCAGAGGTAA
- a CDS encoding sensor histidine kinase, with the protein MGAFLLRFFFFMVIWTVFLFPFWQTEQFPFFLFACAASVAAYFFLPVVQKKVNLYLFINSIILILGLVTSVDSYQSLVILLMYLLLEGVFRLSESAYRLLMMVTGAVMVLLLFYWEFFSIPWFIVVTLYFFVTFLLNQAAFHRAQSRELYEQLLEEYRRMKRQTLENEKLVRLEERTRIAREIHDSVGHKLTALLMQIEIMIQTKDFSVVDSLKDLASDSLAETREAVSTLHIEEIEGVSSIIALIRKLESENGMSIVFTTKQGVLSVQLNAEQSIVLYRVIQESLTNAMKHTQSRRIEVSLGRTAKGDIDVNITNPLTKKRPFQFGFGLTNMEGRLREIGGNLRVYQTEDSFMVNGSFPVEGRKRT; encoded by the coding sequence ATGGGTGCGTTTTTATTGAGATTTTTCTTTTTTATGGTGATATGGACGGTGTTTTTATTTCCGTTTTGGCAGACTGAACAATTTCCTTTTTTCTTATTTGCTTGCGCTGCGTCAGTGGCGGCATATTTTTTTCTTCCTGTCGTGCAGAAAAAGGTGAATTTATATCTTTTTATCAATAGTATAATTCTCATTTTGGGATTGGTTACTTCGGTTGATTCGTATCAATCTCTCGTTATTTTACTTATGTATCTTTTACTTGAAGGAGTGTTTCGATTATCTGAATCTGCCTACCGTTTGTTGATGATGGTGACGGGTGCAGTCATGGTTCTCTTGCTGTTTTATTGGGAGTTTTTTTCTATTCCATGGTTTATCGTTGTGACCCTTTACTTTTTTGTGACGTTTCTATTGAATCAGGCTGCTTTTCATAGGGCGCAGTCGAGAGAATTATATGAGCAATTGTTGGAAGAGTATCGCCGCATGAAACGTCAAACTCTTGAGAATGAAAAATTGGTTCGACTGGAAGAAAGAACAAGAATAGCAAGAGAAATTCATGATTCAGTGGGTCATAAATTAACGGCGCTCTTAATGCAAATAGAAATAATGATACAAACGAAAGATTTTTCGGTTGTGGATAGTTTGAAGGATTTGGCAAGTGACAGTTTGGCGGAAACAAGAGAAGCAGTCTCTACGCTACATATAGAAGAAATAGAAGGGGTTTCCTCTATTATCGCGCTTATTCGGAAGTTAGAGTCTGAGAATGGAATGTCGATCGTGTTTACGACAAAGCAAGGTGTACTTTCCGTTCAACTGAACGCGGAACAGAGCATTGTTTTGTATCGCGTCATCCAAGAATCCTTAACGAATGCGATGAAGCATACTCAGTCACGGCGGATTGAAGTATCGCTAGGGAGAACGGCAAAGGGGGATATCGATGTGAATATTACGAATCCACTAACAAAGAAGAGGCCGTTTCAATTTGGCTTTGGCTTAACAAATATGGAAGGGAGACTAAGAGAAATAGGTGGGAATTTACGGGTTTATCAGACCGAAGATAGCTTTATGGTAAATGGTTCATTTCCAGTAGAAGGAAGGAAGAGAACATGA
- a CDS encoding response regulator transcription factor, giving the protein MIHILLVEDQAIVRQGLKMMLERDPRLKVVAEGENGQEGIHQLGKHAIDIVVMDIRMPIMNGLEAIAEIKKRWPQVKILILTTFNDDEYVLRALRDGANGFLLKTSDVQQVIGAVHSTLKGGMSLHEEVAAKVMPKLLEAKHHKTTDLPLTPREISITKRIGEGKTNKEIALELHLSIGTVKNHLTQILHKLDLRDRTQLAIFAVRNDIA; this is encoded by the coding sequence ATGATACATATTTTATTAGTAGAAGACCAAGCGATCGTGCGACAAGGCTTGAAGATGATGTTAGAACGAGATCCACGGCTGAAGGTAGTGGCAGAGGGAGAAAACGGGCAAGAGGGTATTCACCAATTAGGGAAGCATGCAATAGATATCGTTGTGATGGATATTCGTATGCCCATCATGAATGGGCTAGAAGCCATAGCAGAAATAAAAAAACGCTGGCCACAAGTGAAAATACTCATCTTAACCACATTCAATGATGATGAGTATGTTCTAAGAGCGCTAAGGGACGGAGCCAATGGTTTTTTATTGAAAACGTCTGATGTGCAACAAGTGATTGGGGCTGTACATAGTACGCTAAAGGGCGGCATGAGCCTTCATGAAGAAGTGGCGGCAAAGGTGATGCCAAAACTGCTCGAAGCTAAGCACCATAAAACAACAGACTTACCATTAACTCCACGTGAAATTTCCATCACAAAACGGATTGGAGAAGGGAAAACGAACAAAGAAATTGCACTAGAATTACATTTGTCAATTGGGACCGTGAAAAATCACTTAACGCAAATTCTCCATAAATTAGATTTGCGAGATCGAACACAGTTGGCGATTTTTGCGGTGAGAAATGATATTGCGTAA